A single genomic interval of Helianthus annuus cultivar XRQ/B chromosome 13, HanXRQr2.0-SUNRISE, whole genome shotgun sequence harbors:
- the LOC110901260 gene encoding cold shock protein 1-like, with amino-acid sequence MRKFSKFKKSTGNANKRKEVNPLAGARGGDEAKGYMGTLSKCEICQYHHAGQCRVRKCESCGKVGHLKETCWVGTGRGGQRGFGNNNRGGNGNGNRPQGGNGGNGNRGNFGNQVGGGNRNQNNAQGGNGDGNGRGSGCFNCGDIGHFKRECPKLNQARGRSLEDA; translated from the exons ATGAGGAAGTTCTCCAAATTTAAGAAGAGCACCGGCAATGCCAACAAGAGGAAGGAAGTGAACCCACTAGCGGGGGCTAGGGGTGGTGATGAAGCCAAAGGGTATATGGGCACACTGTCTAAATGTGAAATATGTCAGTATCATCATGCTGGCCAGTGTAGAGTTAGAAAATGTGAATCTTGTGGGAAGGTTGGCCATTTAAAAGAAACGTGTTGGGTTGGTACTGGCCGTGGCGGTCAAAGGGGTTTTGGTAACAATAACCGTGGGGGTAATGGAAAtggaaaccgcccacaaggaGGGAACGGTGGAAATGGTAATCGAGGAAATTTTGGAAATCAAGTTGGAGGTgggaatcgcaaccaaaacaacgcGCAAGGCGGTAATGGAGATGGTAACGGTCGAGGATCGGGATGTTTTAACTGCGGAGACATCgggcacttcaagcgtgaatgcccAAAACTCAATCAAGCTCGTGGGAGG TCATTAGAGGATGCATGA
- the LOC110901261 gene encoding uncharacterized protein LOC110901261 produces MSSSDIGVSDTLDPMAVVSGDEILSESEVYTSDTTSSDEEDFHPFALPDFVDDMPLADGPFDGDLPLIQVPAPFPLAAVPVEDLPHDEFADDDIDLFIEGPPEGDQDGVALMDDDFLPTDVPVDDHVVPMVEVPADVLVADPVVPVEAPVEEALSDPSDPDSFESVASGSLHTQGVQYYSFDSDSDMAMSVAPLVPHDVDPDPEVEFVPTEPALVVLAPPIVDAPVVVPPVSDVPIVDAPVIVPPISDVPFVDAPLPDPVPVFVDRAPFATHVDPRYADTHSSDEGDVALSRF; encoded by the exons ATGTCATCTTCGGATATCGGAGTGTCAGACACGCTTGATCCTATGGCGGTAGTCTCGGGCGACGAGATCCTATCTGAGAGCGAGGTTTATACGTCAGATACTACGAGCAGTGATGAGGAAGACTTCCATCCTTTTGCCCTACCAGactttgtggatgatatgcctcTAGCTGATGGTCCTTTCGATGGGGATCTACCTCTTATTCAGGTCCCTGCTCCTTTCCCACTCGCTGCAGTTCCTGTCGAGGATCTGCCACATGACGAGTTCGCTGATGATGACATCGATTTATTCATTGAGGGTCCACCGGAGGGTGACCAGGATGGTGTGGCCCTTATGGATGACGATTTCCTTCCTACTGATGTTCCCGTTGATGACCATGTTGTTCCCATGGTTGAGGTTCCTGCTGATGTTCTAGTTGCTGACCCTGTTGTTCCTGTTGAGGCTCCTGTTGAGGAGGCCTTATCCGATCCGTCTGATCCAGACTCGTTTGAGTCTGTAGCGTCCGGTTCACTTCACACCCAGGGCGTGCAGTACTACTCATTCGACTCCGATTCAgacatggcgatgtctgttgcgcCCCTCGTTCCCCACGACGTTGACCCAGATCCTGAGGTCGAGTTCGTACCTACTGAGCCTGCTCTAGTTG TCCTGGCACCACCTATTGTTGATGCACCAGTCGTCGTACCACCGGTTTCTGATGTTCCTATTGTTGATGCACCAGTCATCGTACCACCGATTTCTGATGTTCCTTTTGTTGATGCACCACTGCCTGATCCTGTGCCGGTGTTTgttgaccgtgcaccttttgccaCACATGTCGATCCGAGATATGCTGACACCC ATAGTTCAGAcgagggcgatgtggcccttagccGCTTTTGA